Proteins from one Emys orbicularis isolate rEmyOrb1 chromosome 2, rEmyOrb1.hap1, whole genome shotgun sequence genomic window:
- the ITPRIPL1 gene encoding LOW QUALITY PROTEIN: inositol 1,4,5-trisphosphate receptor-interacting protein-like 1 (The sequence of the model RefSeq protein was modified relative to this genomic sequence to represent the inferred CDS: deleted 1 base in 1 codon): MAVGSLLFMVVLAIVHHPLMVSDKEDPATVQRAQQQEQRLALEMMHLQLEFEQRNQQERPGPRQSLGPNQSQGEEGATALRVVAEQGPDDMAWDRWHYGALAIILLIICMPSLEPESNYDSSSEDISSGEEDDDAKAAPRCSCTRHPDFPDREALEHFYQQHLQGVSKDLASTCEFVAGLVNNLLEACRVLTYETFLPQLENCIGVASTFEGWCPHRDPKAYRVLVPLLPPKGHSFRLEVENAEGTLEKHGHILVELECMCKRERLLGDVLCLLHHSEEDLSDNKQGPFRVHLLCTSSHLDVGKTILWFHSLVGKAWALLAHNYSFQLTAQPSASSCKLRLAYESGKALSIEIILGVQRGDSLVFLASHGAETGHPSSTVWLETFAVQEMLFFQMMSRYAPQDSCHLKCLQILIHLKECRLPTLENRILTTYHFKTVLMHLLLLLPLSEWGPEQLAQRLQDILLYLCRGLEEKRLYHFLIGNSTLSSQIPVLKAFLNAKPLNLFQHLALEPAAHAQATSEFLEMMEQVRALLPQSSKTGCGPRHRAVHYAVGLIA; this comes from the exons ATGGCTGTGGGCAGCCTGCTCTTCATGGTGGTGCTGGCCATCGTGCACCACCCCCTGATGGTCAGCGACAAGGAGGACCCAGCAACAGTGCAGCGggcacagcagcaggagcagcggcTGGCCCTGGAGATGATGCACCTGCAGTTGGAGTTTGAGCAGAGGAACCAACAGGAGAGGCCGGGCCCACGCCAGAGCCTGGGGCCAAACCAGagccagggggaggaaggggccacGGCGCTGAGGGTGGTGGCCGAGCAGGGGCCCGACGACATGGCTTGGGATAGGTGGCACTATGGGGCGCTGGCCATTATTCTGCTCATTATCTGCatgcccagcctggagcccgAGTCCAACTACGACTCCAGCAGCGAGGATATCAGCAGCGGGGAGGAGGACGACGACGCCAAAGCAGCGCCCAGGTGCTCCTGCACCCGGCATCCCGACTTCCCCGACAGAGAGGCCCTGGAGCACTTTTACCAACAGCACCTCCAGGGAGTGTCCAAGGACCTGGCCAGCACCTGCGAGTTCGTGGCAGGCCTGGTGAACAACCTGCTGGAGGCCTGCCGAGTCCTCACCTATGAGACCTTCCTCCCACAGCTGGAGAACTGCATTGGTGTGGCCAGCACCTTTGAAGGCTGGTGCCCCCATAGGGACCCCAAGGCCTACCGGGTGCTCGTGCCCCTGCTGCCGCCCAAGGGGCACTCCTTCCGCCTGGAGGTGGAGAACGCGGAGGGCACCCTGGAGAAGCATGGCCACATCCTGGTGGAGCTGGAGTGCATGTGCAAAAGGGAGAGGCTGCTGGGGGACGTGCTCTGCCTCCTGCACCACTCCGAGGAAGACCTGAGTGACAACAAGCAGGGGCCCTTCCGCGTGCACCTCTTGTGCACTAGCTCCCACCTGGACGTGGGAAAAACCATCCTCTGGTTCCACAGTTTGGTAGGCAAGGCCTGGGCGCTCCTGGCTCACAACTACAGCTTCCAGCTCACAGCCCAGCCCTCCGCCTCCTCCTGCAAACTCAGGCTGGCTTACGAGTCCGGGAAGGCCCTCTCCATCGAGATCATACTCGGGGTGCAACGGGGAGACTCTCTGGTCTTCCTGGCCAGCCACGGGGCTGAGACGGGCCACCCGAGCAGCACAGTCTGGCTAGAGACCTTCGCTGTCCAGGAAATGCTGTTCTTCCAGATGATGAGCAGGTACGCCCCACAGGACAGCTGCCACCTGAAATGCCTCCAGATCCTCATCCACCTCAAGGAATGCAGGCTGCCCACCCTGGAGAACAGGATCCTCACCACCTACCACTTCAAAACCGTCCTGATgcacctcctgctcctcctgccgCTGTCGGAATGGGGCCCGGAGCAGCTAGCTCAGAGGCTGCAGGACATCCTCTTGTACCTGTGCCGTGGCCTGGAGGAGAAACGCCTCTACCACTTCCTGATCGGAAACAGCACCCTGTCCAGCCAGATCCCTGTCCTCAAGGCCTTCCTGAACGCCAAGCCCCTCAACCTCTtccagcacctggcactggaGCCTGCTGCTCATGCCCAGGCAACGAGCGAGTTCCTGGAAATGATGGAGCAAGTGAGGGCTCTACTCCCACAGAGCAGCAAGACAGGGTGT GGTCCGCGGCACCGAGCAGTCCATTATGCTGTGGGCCTGATAGCCTAG